In Limanda limanda chromosome 23, fLimLim1.1, whole genome shotgun sequence, a genomic segment contains:
- the LOC132996673 gene encoding calcipressin-1-like isoform X2, which yields MHIKTTKCNRFCLVASVTNQEVFSRPEAQASFEALFRSFDPEVQFQYFRSFRRVRISFSDALAAAEARLRLHKTDFSGKEMRLYFAQSVHIGSPRLEPPKPDKQFLISPPASPPVGWEQAQDAMPVVNYDLLCAISKLGPGDKYELQTATPTTPSVVVHVCEDERGDSSAPDDSDQDDQPRPQRPKIIQTRRPDYSPEVKQ from the exons ATGCACATCAAGACCACCAAGTGTAACCGCTTCTGCTTGGTCGCCTCCGTGACGAACCAGGAAGTGTTCAGTCGTCCTGAGGCGCAG GCCAGCTTTGAGGCCCTGTTCCGATCGTTCGACCCAGAAGTGCAGTTCCAGTACTTCAGGTCTTTCCGGCGGGTCCGGATCAGCTTCAGTGATGCTCTGGCTGCAGCGGAGGCCCGGCTGCGGCTGCATAAGACCGACTTCAGTGGCAAAGAGATGAGACTCTACTTTGCTCAG TCTGTCCACATAGGGAGTCCTCGGCTGGAGCCTCCCAAGCCCGATAAGCAGTTCCTGATCTCCCCCCCGGCCTCCCCTCCCGTCGGCTGGGAGCAGGCTCAAGACGCCATGCCCGTGGTCAACTACGACCTGCTGTGCGCCATCTCAAAGCTCGGACCAG GGGACAAATACGAGCTCCAGACGGCCACGCCCACCACCCCCAGCGTGGTCGTCCACGTCTGCGAGGACGAGCGCGGCGACAGCTCGGCGCCCGACGACAGCGACCAGGACGACCAGCCCCGCCCCCAGCGGCCCAAGATCATCCAGACGCGGCGTCCTGACTACAGCCCCGAGGTCAAGCAGTGA
- the LOC132996589 gene encoding FUN14 domain-containing protein 1 isoform X1 codes for MATVDNREAGPDDPESEDEVYEVVDLTEYARRHQWWSRVFGNNSGPIAEKYSVATQIAMGGVTGWCAGYVFQRVGKIAATAVGGGFLLLQVANHSGYVQVDWKKVEKDVNKAKKHLKKRADKAVPEINTFIEEVKATDFIKRNIVMSSGFVGGFFLGLAS; via the exons ATGGCGACGGTGGACAACAGAGAAG CAGGTCCGGACGACCCAGAGAGTGAAGATGAGGTGTATGAGGTGGTGGACCTGACAGAATACGCCCGGAGGCACCAGTGGTGGAGCAGGGTGTTTGGGAACAACTCGGGCCCCATCGCTGAGAAGTATTCTGTGGCCACTCAGATCGCGATGGGAGGGGTGACTGGATG GTGTGCTGGGTACGTCTTCCAGAGAGTTGGGAAGATAGCTGCTACGGCTGTTGGTGGAGGCTTCCTTCTATTACAG GTTGCCAATCATAGTGGCTACGTACAGGTGGACTggaagaaggtggagaaggaCGTGAATAAGGCAAAGAAACACTTGAAGAAGAGGGCAGACAAAGCAGTCCCTGAAATAAACACCTTCATTGAGGAGGTAAAG GCCACAGACTTCATAAAGAGGAACATCGTCATGTCCAGCGGCTTCGTCGGCGGCTTCTTTCTGGGTTTGGCGTCCTAA
- the cenpl gene encoding LOW QUALITY PROTEIN: centromere protein L (The sequence of the model RefSeq protein was modified relative to this genomic sequence to represent the inferred CDS: inserted 1 base in 1 codon): MTHRIREMTKRRRERDVQICFRFPXGAPNMEPPHNSVVRTPLTSVIVQRRSKSKSYRQSYRSCLGAASRLGLTPGLTARRLNTSRRAPKSHNISEKVDPEHLALLLKTEWKLSYVSPLYKFRHTQLKSYSRQLSAFIAAEKQQGLAVEVEGLQSGFRVALSVVQGLTETDDDAETVLIQIHANPLFARQDEPQKSVWSGWLTCINGNTDYLHSLPKDFTCLPLFGCSGSEYLSGLVKAWFQQTFDCCFGPLEINHTSLQWLVALWTNCHTEHSIQHLKMIWTLPVVPPLQITYTVNPQDAWELWCSVRTGQQKENEEEEEGSSIDIKEVMSLMQGLKGHFFRHFRLDLSAGSLRQVTTALGSAKSNGRIKISNSRYMITTLTLLTECALLKMPI, translated from the exons ATGACGCACAGGATCAGGGAGATGAC aaaaagaagaagagagcgcGACGTTCAAATCTGTTTCCGGTTTC TCGGTGCGCCAAACATGGAGCCGCCTCATAACAG TGTGGTGAGGACTCCCCTCACCAGTGTCATTGTTCAGAGGAGGAGCAAAAGCAAGAGCTACCGGCAGTCGTACCGCAGCTGCTTGGGCGCCGCCTCGCGGCTCGGCCTGACGCCAGGGTTGACAGCACGGAGGCTCAACACCAGCAGAAGAGCTCCCAAGTCCCATAATATCAGC GAGAAGGTGGATCCAGAGCATCTGGCCTTGCTGTTGAAAACGGAGTGGAAGCTGTCGTACGTCTCTCCTCTGTACAAGTTCAGACACACCCAGCTGAAGAGCTACTCCAGGCAGCTGTCTGCGTTCATTGCTGCGGAGAAGCAGCAGGGCTTggcggtggaggtggagggacTGCAGAGCGGTTTCAGGGTCGCTCTCTCTGTGGTGCAGGGGCTGACGGAGACGGACGATGACGCTGAGACCGTCCTCATACAG ATCCATGCAAACCCTTTGTTCGCCAGACAGGACGAGCCCCAGAAGTCGGTGTGGAGCGGCTGGCTGACCTGCATCAACGGCAACACGGATTACCTGCACTCCCTTCCCAAAGACTTCACCTGTCTGCCGCTCTTTGGCTGCAGCGGCTCCGAGTATCTCAGCGGTTTGGTCAAAGCCTGGTTCCAGCAAACATTTGACTGCTGCTTCGGGCCCCTGGAAATAAACCACACCAGTTTGCAGTGGCTGGTGGCGTTATGGACTAACTGCCACACAGAACACAGCATTCAGCACCTCAAAATGATCTGGACTCTCCCCGTGGTGCCACCGCTGCAGATCACCTACACGGTTAACCCCCAAGACGCCTGGGAGCTGTGGTGCAGTGTGAGGACGGGTCAGCAGAAGGAaaacgaggaagaggaggaggggagtagTATTGATATTAaggaggtgatgagtctcatgCAGGGGCTGAAGGGACATTTCTTCAGACACTTCAGGCTGGATCTGTCGGCAGGAAGTTTGAGGCAGGTCACGACAGCTCTGGGCTCAGCCAAGAGTAACGGCAGGATCAAG ATCTCCAACAGCAGGTACATGATCACCACCCTGACTCTACTGACGGAGTGTGCCCTCCTCAAAATGCCAATCTGA
- the LOC132996589 gene encoding FUN14 domain-containing protein 1 isoform X2, whose product MATVDNREAGPDDPESEDEVYEVVDLTEYARRHQWWSRVFGNNSGPIAEKYSVATQIAMGGVTGWCAGYVFQRVGKIAATAVGGGFLLLQVANHSGYVQVDWKKVEKDVNKAKKHLKKRADKAVPEINTFIEEATDFIKRNIVMSSGFVGGFFLGLAS is encoded by the exons ATGGCGACGGTGGACAACAGAGAAG CAGGTCCGGACGACCCAGAGAGTGAAGATGAGGTGTATGAGGTGGTGGACCTGACAGAATACGCCCGGAGGCACCAGTGGTGGAGCAGGGTGTTTGGGAACAACTCGGGCCCCATCGCTGAGAAGTATTCTGTGGCCACTCAGATCGCGATGGGAGGGGTGACTGGATG GTGTGCTGGGTACGTCTTCCAGAGAGTTGGGAAGATAGCTGCTACGGCTGTTGGTGGAGGCTTCCTTCTATTACAG GTTGCCAATCATAGTGGCTACGTACAGGTGGACTggaagaaggtggagaaggaCGTGAATAAGGCAAAGAAACACTTGAAGAAGAGGGCAGACAAAGCAGTCCCTGAAATAAACACCTTCATTGAGGAG GCCACAGACTTCATAAAGAGGAACATCGTCATGTCCAGCGGCTTCGTCGGCGGCTTCTTTCTGGGTTTGGCGTCCTAA
- the LOC132996673 gene encoding calcipressin-1-like isoform X1, with protein sequence MQKSKKAVAEEATVDVKFTDLPNALIACRVPEDLFGEGILKASFEALFRSFDPEVQFQYFRSFRRVRISFSDALAAAEARLRLHKTDFSGKEMRLYFAQSVHIGSPRLEPPKPDKQFLISPPASPPVGWEQAQDAMPVVNYDLLCAISKLGPGDKYELQTATPTTPSVVVHVCEDERGDSSAPDDSDQDDQPRPQRPKIIQTRRPDYSPEVKQ encoded by the exons ATGCAGAAATCGAAGAAGGCCGTTGCGGAGGAGGCCACGGTGGATGTGAAGTTTACAGATCTACCAAACGCCCTGATCGCCTGCAGAGTGCCGGAGGACCTGTTCGGGGAAGGCATCCTCAAG GCCAGCTTTGAGGCCCTGTTCCGATCGTTCGACCCAGAAGTGCAGTTCCAGTACTTCAGGTCTTTCCGGCGGGTCCGGATCAGCTTCAGTGATGCTCTGGCTGCAGCGGAGGCCCGGCTGCGGCTGCATAAGACCGACTTCAGTGGCAAAGAGATGAGACTCTACTTTGCTCAG TCTGTCCACATAGGGAGTCCTCGGCTGGAGCCTCCCAAGCCCGATAAGCAGTTCCTGATCTCCCCCCCGGCCTCCCCTCCCGTCGGCTGGGAGCAGGCTCAAGACGCCATGCCCGTGGTCAACTACGACCTGCTGTGCGCCATCTCAAAGCTCGGACCAG GGGACAAATACGAGCTCCAGACGGCCACGCCCACCACCCCCAGCGTGGTCGTCCACGTCTGCGAGGACGAGCGCGGCGACAGCTCGGCGCCCGACGACAGCGACCAGGACGACCAGCCCCGCCCCCAGCGGCCCAAGATCATCCAGACGCGGCGTCCTGACTACAGCCCCGAGGTCAAGCAGTGA